In Enterobacter cloacae, the following are encoded in one genomic region:
- a CDS encoding NADPH-dependent 2,4-dienoyl-CoA reductase, translating into MSCYPSLFAPLDLGFTTLKNRVLMGSMHTGLEEHPDGAERLAAFYAERARHGVALIVTGGVAPAPSGVGMEGGAVLNDASQLPHHRIVTDAVHKEGGKIALQILHTGRYSYQPNLVAPSAIQAPINRFTPHALSHDEILALIDDFARCAALAREAGYDGVEVMGSEGYLINEFLAARTNQRDDEWGGNYAHRMRFAVEVVRAVRERTGADFIIVFRLSMLDLVEGGGTFDETVQLAKAIESAGATIINTGIGWHEARIPTIATPVPRAAFSWVTRKLKGSVSIPLVTTNRINDPQVADDVISRGDADMVSMARPFLADAELLSKAQSGRADEINTCIGCNQACLDQIFVGKVTSCLVNPRACHETKMPVVLAVNKKRLAVVGAGPAGLAFAVNAASRGHSVTLFDAAGEIGGQFNIAKQIPGKEEFHETLRYYRRMIDLTGVVLRLNQFATPTDLIDFDEVILASGIAPRTPAIEGIDHPKVLSYLDVLRDKMPVGKKVAIIGCGGIGFDTAMYLSQPGEATSQNIAGFCVEWGIDTSLTSSGGLRPEGPQLPKSPRQIVMLQRKSSKPGEGLGKTTGWIHRATLLARGVKMIPAVSYQKIDDDGLHVLIGGESQLLRADHVILCAGQEPKRDLADPLREAGKPVHLIGGCDVAMELDARRAIAQGTQLALTI; encoded by the coding sequence ATGAGCTGCTACCCGTCGTTATTCGCCCCTCTCGATCTGGGGTTTACCACGCTCAAAAACCGCGTGTTGATGGGCTCGATGCATACCGGGCTGGAAGAGCACCCGGATGGAGCCGAACGTCTGGCCGCCTTCTACGCCGAGCGTGCGCGACACGGGGTGGCGCTGATCGTCACCGGCGGCGTAGCCCCAGCCCCTTCAGGGGTGGGGATGGAAGGTGGCGCAGTGCTGAACGATGCCAGCCAGCTGCCGCATCACCGTATTGTGACCGATGCGGTTCACAAAGAAGGTGGCAAAATTGCCCTGCAAATCCTGCATACCGGGCGCTATAGCTATCAACCGAATCTGGTTGCGCCATCGGCCATTCAGGCTCCCATTAACCGTTTCACGCCGCACGCACTCAGCCATGACGAGATCCTGGCGTTGATTGACGATTTCGCCCGCTGTGCGGCGCTGGCGCGTGAAGCGGGCTACGATGGCGTCGAAGTAATGGGCTCCGAAGGGTATCTGATAAACGAATTCCTCGCCGCCCGCACCAACCAGCGCGACGACGAATGGGGGGGCAACTATGCCCATCGCATGCGCTTTGCCGTGGAAGTGGTGCGCGCCGTGCGCGAACGCACCGGTGCCGATTTTATTATCGTCTTCCGTCTGTCGATGCTCGACCTGGTAGAAGGCGGTGGCACGTTCGACGAAACCGTGCAGCTGGCAAAAGCGATTGAATCCGCAGGCGCAACCATTATTAACACCGGGATCGGCTGGCACGAAGCGCGTATTCCGACTATTGCCACGCCAGTACCGCGTGCGGCGTTTAGCTGGGTGACGCGCAAGCTGAAGGGCAGCGTGTCGATCCCGCTGGTGACCACCAACCGCATTAACGATCCTCAGGTGGCAGACGATGTCATTTCCAGAGGCGACGCCGATATGGTGTCGATGGCACGCCCGTTCCTTGCGGATGCCGAACTGCTGTCTAAAGCGCAAAGTGGCCGTGCGGATGAGATCAACACCTGCATCGGCTGTAACCAGGCCTGTCTGGATCAGATCTTCGTCGGTAAAGTCACCTCCTGCCTGGTGAACCCGCGTGCCTGCCACGAAACCAAAATGCCGGTCGTTCTGGCGGTCAATAAAAAACGTCTGGCGGTGGTCGGTGCAGGCCCGGCAGGTCTGGCGTTTGCGGTGAATGCAGCCTCACGCGGGCACAGCGTGACGCTGTTTGACGCCGCAGGCGAGATTGGCGGGCAGTTTAATATTGCCAAACAGATCCCCGGCAAGGAGGAGTTCCATGAAACCCTGCGCTATTACCGTCGGATGATCGACCTGACGGGCGTCGTGCTGCGGTTAAACCAGTTTGCCACCCCAACCGATCTGATCGATTTCGATGAGGTGATCTTAGCCAGCGGGATCGCCCCGCGAACGCCGGCGATCGAGGGTATCGATCATCCGAAGGTGCTGAGCTATCTGGACGTCTTGCGCGACAAAATGCCGGTCGGCAAGAAAGTGGCAATCATCGGCTGCGGTGGGATCGGTTTTGATACTGCCATGTACTTAAGCCAGCCCGGTGAAGCCACCAGCCAGAACATTGCCGGGTTTTGCGTGGAATGGGGGATCGATACCAGCCTGACCTCGTCCGGCGGCCTGCGTCCGGAAGGACCACAGCTGCCAAAAAGCCCGCGTCAGATTGTGATGCTACAGCGTAAAAGCAGTAAACCGGGTGAAGGGCTGGGTAAAACCACCGGCTGGATCCACCGTGCAACCCTACTCGCGCGCGGCGTGAAGATGATCCCGGCGGTGAGTTATCAGAAGATCGATGACGACGGACTACATGTTTTGATCGGCGGAGAGTCTCAGCTGTTGCGCGCGGATCATGTGATTTTATGTGCCGGACAGGAGCCGAAGCGAGATCTGGCCGATCCGCTGCGTGAAGCGGGCAAACCGGTACATTTGATTGGTGGGTGCGATGTGGCAATGGAGCTGGATGCACGCCGTGCGATTGCGCAGGGCACCCAGCTCGCGCTGACCATTTAG
- the rlmG gene encoding ribosomal RNA large subunit methyltransferase G, producing the protein MSHLDNGFRSLNLKRFPETDDVNPLMAWEAADEYLLQQLDDTEISGPVLILNDAFGALGCALAEHTPYSIGDSYLSELATRENLRHNDIEESSVKFLDSTAEYPQAPGVVLIKVPKTMALLEQQLRALRKVVTPQTRIIAGAKARDIHTSTLELFEKVLGPTTTTLAWKKARLINCTFSSPELADAPETLSWKLEGTDWTIHNHANVFSRTGLDIGARFFIEHLPENLEGEIVDLGCGNGVIGLTLLAKNPEASVVFSDESPMAVASSRLNVETNMPEALDRCEFMINNALSGVEPFRFNAVLCNPPFHQKHALTDNVAWEMFHHARRCLKINGELYIVANRHLDYFHKLKKIFGNCTTIATNNKFVVLKSVKLGRRR; encoded by the coding sequence ATGAGCCACTTAGACAACGGTTTCCGTTCACTCAACCTTAAACGTTTCCCGGAAACGGACGACGTCAACCCGCTTATGGCGTGGGAAGCGGCGGATGAATATCTGCTGCAGCAGTTGGATGACACTGAGATCAGCGGCCCGGTTTTGATCCTGAATGACGCGTTCGGCGCGCTGGGCTGTGCTCTGGCCGAACATACACCCTACAGTATCGGCGACTCTTACTTAAGCGAGCTGGCGACGCGTGAAAATCTGCGCCACAACGACATCGAAGAATCCAGCGTTAAGTTTCTCGACAGCACCGCGGAATACCCGCAGGCACCGGGCGTGGTACTGATTAAAGTCCCTAAAACGATGGCATTGCTGGAGCAACAGCTGCGTGCGTTGCGCAAAGTCGTCACCCCGCAAACGCGTATTATTGCGGGCGCGAAGGCGCGCGATATCCACACCTCAACGCTGGAATTGTTCGAGAAGGTGCTTGGCCCAACCACCACGACGCTGGCGTGGAAAAAAGCTCGCCTGATCAACTGTACTTTCAGTTCACCGGAACTGGCTGACGCGCCAGAGACCCTGAGCTGGAAGCTGGAAGGTACAGACTGGACCATCCACAACCACGCGAACGTTTTCTCCCGCACCGGTCTGGATATCGGGGCGCGTTTCTTTATTGAACATCTGCCGGAAAATCTGGAAGGTGAGATTGTCGACCTGGGCTGCGGTAATGGTGTGATTGGCCTGACGCTGCTGGCGAAGAACCCTGAAGCCAGCGTTGTCTTTAGCGATGAGTCACCGATGGCGGTTGCCTCCAGCCGTCTGAACGTGGAAACCAACATGCCAGAGGCGCTGGATCGCTGCGAGTTTATGATTAACAACGCACTTTCTGGCGTGGAGCCTTTCCGCTTCAATGCCGTACTGTGTAACCCTCCGTTCCACCAGAAGCACGCGCTGACGGATAACGTCGCCTGGGAAATGTTCCACCATGCGCGTCGCTGCCTGAAAATTAACGGCGAGCTGTACATCGTGGCAAACCGCCACCTGGACTATTTCCACAAGCTGAAGAAGATTTTCGGAAACTGCACCACGATTGCCACCAATAACAAGTTCGTGGTGCTGAAGTCCGTGAAGCTGGGTCGTCGTCGCTAA
- a CDS encoding oxidoreductase: MIRFAVIGTNWITRQFVDAAHETGKYKLTAVYSRSLEQAQSFANDYLVEHLFTSLDAMAQSDAIDAVYIASPNSLHFPQTKLFLSHKKHVICEKPLASNIQEVEAAIQLARENQVVLFEAFKTASLPNFLLLQQSLPKVGKVRKAFINYCQYSSRYQRYLNGENPNTFNPAFSNGSIMDIGFYCLASAVALWGEPHGVTATASLLESGVDAHGVVVLDYGDFSVTLQHSKVSDSVLPSEIQGEAGSLVIEKISECQKLSFVPRGGKAQELTQPQHINTMLYEAEAFARLVESNEVNHPGLAVSRTTAKLQTEIRRQTGVVFPADSVDAIA; encoded by the coding sequence ATGATACGTTTCGCAGTCATCGGTACGAACTGGATCACTCGTCAGTTCGTCGACGCCGCCCACGAAACCGGCAAATATAAACTCACCGCAGTCTATTCCCGCAGCCTTGAGCAGGCGCAGAGTTTTGCAAACGACTATCTGGTCGAACATCTGTTTACCTCGCTCGATGCGATGGCGCAAAGTGATGCCATTGACGCGGTCTATATTGCCAGCCCAAACTCCCTGCACTTCCCGCAAACGAAGCTGTTCCTGAGCCATAAAAAACATGTGATTTGCGAGAAGCCGTTGGCCTCAAATATTCAGGAAGTGGAAGCCGCCATTCAACTTGCCCGCGAAAACCAGGTGGTGTTGTTCGAAGCATTCAAAACCGCCAGCCTGCCGAACTTCCTGCTGTTGCAGCAATCCTTACCGAAGGTTGGCAAAGTGCGCAAAGCCTTTATCAACTACTGTCAGTACTCTTCGCGTTACCAGCGTTATCTGAACGGTGAGAACCCGAACACCTTTAACCCGGCCTTCTCCAACGGCTCAATTATGGATATTGGTTTCTACTGCCTGGCCTCCGCCGTAGCGCTGTGGGGCGAACCTCATGGCGTAACGGCAACGGCCAGTCTGCTGGAGAGCGGCGTGGATGCACACGGGGTAGTGGTACTGGATTACGGTGATTTCAGCGTGACGCTGCAGCACTCCAAAGTGAGTGATTCCGTCCTGCCAAGCGAAATTCAGGGTGAAGCGGGATCGCTGGTGATTGAGAAGATTTCCGAGTGCCAGAAGCTGAGCTTCGTGCCACGTGGCGGTAAAGCGCAGGAGCTGACGCAACCTCAGCATATTAACACTATGCTCTATGAGGCAGAGGCCTTTGCCCGTCTGGTAGAAAGCAACGAAGTCAATCACCCTGGCCTGGCGGTAAGCCGCACCACGGCGAAGCTGCAAACGGAGATCCGCCGTCAGACGGGGGTGGTCTTCCCTGCAGACAGCGTCGACGCTATCGCGTAA
- a CDS encoding membrane protein, with the protein MHSVGTPMLWGGFAVVVLVMLAIDLFLQGRRGAQGMTMKQAAAWSLVWVTLSLLFCAAFWWYLASTEGRAVADPQALAFLTGYLIEKALAVDNVFVWLMLFSYFAVPASLQRRVLVYGVLGAIVLRTIMIFAGSWLITQFEWLLYVFGAFLLFTGIKMALAKEDGSAIGDRPLVKWIRGHLRMTDKIESEHFFVRKNGLLFATPLLLVLILVELSDVIFAVDSIPAIFAVTTDPFIVLTSNLFAILGLRAMYFLLAGAAERFSMLKYGLSVILVFIGIKMLIVDFYHIPIAISLGIVFGILIVTLIINTWVNRQHDKKQQVE; encoded by the coding sequence ATGCATTCTGTCGGCACTCCAATGTTATGGGGCGGATTCGCGGTCGTCGTGCTTGTCATGCTGGCGATCGACCTCTTTTTGCAGGGACGTCGCGGCGCACAGGGCATGACCATGAAACAGGCTGCCGCCTGGTCGCTGGTGTGGGTCACCCTCTCCCTGCTCTTCTGCGCTGCCTTCTGGTGGTATCTGGCCTCAACCGAGGGGCGTGCCGTTGCCGATCCTCAGGCGCTTGCCTTCCTCACCGGCTATCTGATTGAAAAAGCCCTGGCGGTGGATAACGTCTTCGTCTGGCTGATGCTGTTCAGCTACTTCGCCGTACCGGCATCACTGCAGCGTCGCGTGCTGGTCTACGGCGTGCTGGGCGCGATTGTCCTGCGTACCATTATGATCTTCGCCGGAAGCTGGCTGATTACCCAGTTCGAATGGTTGTTATACGTCTTCGGTGCGTTCCTGCTGTTCACCGGTATCAAGATGGCGCTGGCAAAAGAAGACGGCTCCGCCATTGGCGATCGCCCGCTGGTGAAGTGGATCCGTGGCCATCTGCGCATGACGGACAAGATCGAGAGCGAACATTTCTTCGTGCGTAAAAACGGCCTGCTGTTTGCCACTCCGCTGCTGCTGGTGCTGATTCTGGTTGAGCTGAGCGATGTTATTTTCGCGGTAGACAGTATCCCGGCCATTTTCGCGGTGACCACTGACCCGTTCATCGTGCTGACCTCTAACCTGTTCGCGATCCTCGGTCTGCGTGCGATGTACTTCCTGCTGGCGGGCGCGGCGGAACGCTTCTCCATGCTGAAATATGGCCTGTCGGTGATTCTGGTATTTATCGGTATCAAAATGCTGATTGTCGATTTCTACCATATTCCGATCGCCATTTCGCTCGGTATTGTGTTTGGTATTCTGATCGTCACGCTGATTATCAATACCTGGGTTAACCGCCAGCACGATAAGAAACAGCAGGTAGAGTAG